In Candidatus Krumholzibacteriia bacterium, one DNA window encodes the following:
- a CDS encoding TolC family protein: LATSGAAVSAAAAKVGAARKEGPTDFFVGAGYAYRGDLDYLGTLRIGTELPFWRGGRTKPLVRAAEKELEMARAEQRDAEAATRAEVARLTAFWTRSEAQVRRYREAFLPQSSTALDAARASYLAGRGDFPAVIEGFETWLDSRMQLARREAERYTTWAEIESLVAPPSPAPGEEKP, encoded by the coding sequence CCTCGCCACCAGCGGCGCCGCGGTGTCGGCGGCAGCAGCCAAGGTCGGTGCGGCGCGCAAGGAAGGCCCGACCGACTTCTTCGTCGGCGCCGGTTATGCCTACCGCGGCGATCTCGACTACTTAGGCACGCTACGCATCGGCACCGAGCTGCCGTTCTGGCGCGGCGGCCGGACGAAGCCGCTGGTTCGGGCGGCCGAAAAGGAGCTGGAGATGGCGCGCGCCGAGCAGCGCGATGCCGAGGCGGCGACCCGCGCCGAGGTGGCGCGACTCACCGCCTTCTGGACGCGCTCGGAAGCGCAGGTGCGCCGCTATCGTGAGGCGTTCCTGCCGCAGAGCAGCACGGCGCTGGACGCGGCGCGGGCCTCGTATCTCGCCGGTCGCGGCGATTTCCCCGCGGTGATCGAAGGTTTCGAAACGTGGCTCGATTCCCGGATGCAGCTCGCCCGCCGCGAGGCCGAGCGCTACACCACCTGGGCGGAGATCGAGTCGCTGGTGGCGCCGCCGTCGCCAGCCCCCGGGGAGGAAAAGCCATGA